Proteins encoded in a region of the Devosia sp. RR2S18 genome:
- the cysD gene encoding sulfate adenylyltransferase subunit CysD translates to MTTRLTHLETLEAESIEILREVAASFERPVMMYSIGKDSSVLLHLARKAFYPSKIPFPLLHVDTTFKFREMIAFRERTAEDYGFDLIRHTNQDGVRDGINPFDHGSSRYTDIMKTAALRQALNAGKYDAAIGGARRDEEKSRAKERVFSHRNASHAWDPKNQRPELWRVFNTRLNPGESMRVFPISNWTELDVWTYIYSENIPIVPLYFAKPRPVVERSGTLIMVDDERLPLRSGETPRMETVRFRTLGCYPLTGAIRSTASDLPSIIMEMQASRTSEREGRLIDSDSAGSMEKKKQEGYF, encoded by the coding sequence GTGACCACTCGCCTCACCCATCTGGAAACCCTCGAGGCCGAGAGCATCGAGATCCTGCGCGAGGTTGCCGCCAGTTTCGAGCGGCCGGTGATGATGTATTCGATCGGCAAGGATTCCAGCGTCCTGCTGCATCTGGCGCGCAAGGCGTTCTACCCCAGCAAGATCCCGTTCCCGCTTCTGCATGTCGACACCACCTTCAAGTTCCGCGAGATGATCGCCTTTCGCGAGCGTACAGCGGAGGACTATGGCTTCGATCTCATCCGCCATACTAATCAGGATGGCGTGCGCGATGGGATCAATCCGTTCGACCATGGCTCCTCCCGCTATACCGACATCATGAAGACCGCGGCCCTTAGGCAGGCGCTGAACGCCGGCAAGTATGATGCCGCCATCGGTGGTGCGCGGCGCGACGAGGAAAAGTCCCGGGCCAAGGAGCGGGTCTTCTCCCATCGCAATGCGTCGCACGCCTGGGATCCCAAGAACCAGCGGCCCGAGCTCTGGCGCGTGTTCAACACCCGCCTCAATCCGGGCGAGAGCATGCGCGTCTTCCCAATCAGCAACTGGACCGAGCTTGACGTCTGGACCTACATCTATTCGGAAAACATCCCCATCGTCCCGCTTTACTTCGCCAAGCCACGCCCGGTGGTGGAGCGCTCGGGCACGCTGATCATGGTGGATGATGAGCGCCTGCCACTCCGGTCGGGCGAGACGCCGCGCATGGAAACCGTGCGGTTCCGCACCCTCGGCTGCTACCCGCTGACCGGTGCCATCCGCTCGACGGCTTCTGACCTGCCCTCGATCATCATGGAAATGCAGGCCAGCCGCACCTCGGAACGCGAGGGCCGCCTGATCGACAGCGACTCCGCTGGCTCGATGGAAAAGAAGAAGCAGGAAGGGTATTTCTGA
- the cysN gene encoding sulfate adenylyltransferase subunit CysN produces the protein MSLSLATPNTDLDLWLAQQTEKSLLRFLTCGSVDDGKSTLIGRLLYDSQLVLDDQLASLRNESRNRMVGEEGIDFSLLVDGLTAEREQGITIDVAYRFFSTDKRKFIVADTPGHEQYTRNMATGASNADLALVLIDARKGVLTQTRRHSFILSLIGVKHVVLVVNKIDLVDYDQAGFDRIVTEYRAFAEPLGFKTLHAVPVSALRGDNILAKSAKMPWFSDTPLVPYLEAIEVTEDQAERPFRFPVQWVNRPNLDFRGFSGTVASGSIATGDEVLIASSRKPAVISRIVTMDGDIERAGDGQAVTLVLDREVDISRGDLLSRPGETPEYSNQFQARVIWMHEQPAFPGRSYLLKLGSQLVPATITDLKFRTNVNTLEQTAATKVDLNEVATVTIATDKPIAFDPYAKNGLTGGFILIDRLSNATLGAGTIEFGLRRAQNLTYQEFDVNRDVRARLKGQKPQIIWFTGLSGSGKSSIANLLEKRLTAEGKHCYILDGDNVRHGLNKDLGFTEAARIENIRRVAEVARLMADAGLIVLVSFISPFEKERRLAREIAGDIDFMEVYVDTPLEVCEARDPKGLYKRARAGEITNFTGIDSPFEPPSAPDMVLHGAAEELVSLADRLHGWLKL, from the coding sequence ATGAGCCTTTCCCTGGCTACACCCAACACCGATCTCGATCTCTGGTTGGCCCAGCAGACCGAAAAGTCGCTGCTGCGATTCCTCACCTGCGGCAGCGTCGATGATGGCAAGTCCACCCTGATCGGGCGCCTGCTTTATGACAGCCAACTGGTGCTGGATGATCAACTGGCGAGCCTGCGCAATGAATCCCGCAACCGCATGGTGGGCGAAGAAGGCATCGACTTCTCGCTCCTGGTCGATGGGCTCACCGCCGAGCGCGAACAGGGCATCACCATCGATGTGGCCTATCGGTTCTTCTCGACCGACAAGCGCAAGTTCATCGTCGCCGATACGCCCGGCCACGAGCAATATACGCGCAATATGGCGACCGGCGCCTCCAATGCCGATTTGGCGCTGGTGCTGATCGATGCGCGCAAGGGCGTGCTGACGCAGACGCGACGCCACAGCTTCATTCTGTCGTTGATCGGGGTGAAGCACGTGGTCTTGGTGGTCAACAAGATCGACCTCGTCGACTACGACCAGGCGGGGTTCGACCGCATCGTGACCGAGTACCGTGCCTTTGCCGAGCCACTCGGCTTCAAGACCCTCCATGCAGTGCCGGTCTCGGCGCTGCGGGGTGACAACATTCTGGCCAAGAGCGCCAAGATGCCGTGGTTCAGCGACACCCCGCTGGTGCCTTATCTCGAAGCCATCGAGGTCACCGAGGACCAGGCAGAGCGGCCCTTCCGCTTCCCCGTGCAATGGGTGAACCGCCCCAATCTCGATTTCCGCGGCTTCTCCGGCACGGTAGCTTCGGGCAGTATCGCCACCGGGGATGAGGTGTTAATTGCCTCCTCGCGCAAGCCGGCCGTGATCAGCCGCATTGTCACCATGGATGGTGATATCGAGCGCGCCGGTGACGGACAGGCGGTGACGTTGGTTCTGGACCGTGAGGTCGATATTTCGCGTGGTGATCTACTGTCCCGGCCAGGCGAGACCCCAGAATATTCCAACCAGTTCCAGGCGCGTGTGATCTGGATGCACGAACAGCCGGCTTTCCCCGGGCGCTCCTACCTCCTCAAGCTCGGCTCGCAGCTGGTGCCGGCCACCATCACCGATCTCAAATTCCGCACCAATGTAAACACGTTGGAGCAGACGGCGGCCACCAAGGTTGACCTCAACGAAGTGGCGACGGTCACCATCGCCACTGACAAGCCGATAGCCTTTGATCCCTATGCAAAGAATGGGCTCACTGGCGGGTTCATCCTGATCGATCGGCTGTCCAACGCGACGCTTGGTGCAGGCACGATCGAGTTCGGCCTGCGGCGGGCGCAGAACCTGACCTATCAGGAGTTCGACGTGAACCGGGACGTTCGCGCCCGGCTCAAGGGGCAGAAGCCGCAGATCATCTGGTTCACCGGGCTTTCTGGCTCTGGCAAGTCCTCCATCGCCAACCTCCTCGAGAAGCGCCTCACCGCCGAGGGCAAGCACTGCTATATTCTCGACGGGGATAACGTCCGGCACGGCCTCAACAAGGATTTGGGCTTCACCGAAGCCGCCCGCATCGAGAACATTCGCCGGGTCGCCGAAGTGGCACGGCTCATGGCCGATGCTGGGCTGATCGTGCTGGTCTCCTTTATCTCGCCCTTCGAGAAGGAGCGGCGTCTTGCCCGCGAGATTGCCGGCGATATCGACTTCATGGAAGTCTATGTCGATACGCCGCTCGAGGTCTGCGAAGCGCGTGATCCCAAGGGGCTCTACAAGCGCGCTCGTGCCGGCGAGATCACGAACTTCACGGGCATCGACTCGCCGTTCGAGCCACCATCTGCGCCTGATATGGTACTGCATGGGGCGGCGGAGGAGCTGGTGTCGCTTGCCGATAGGCTCCATGGATGGTTGAAGCTCTAG
- a CDS encoding YaiI/YqxD family protein has product MLKPQIYVDADACPVKAEAIRVAERLGLVIVFVSNGGIRPSRDPMIKVVVVPAGADAADDWIVEAARENDLVLTADIPLASRALQKGCHVLGFTGKPFTEASIGMALAMRDLKQHLRETGEIQGYNRGFTAADRSAFLSALDTLCRRAVALSGK; this is encoded by the coding sequence ATGCTAAAACCGCAGATCTACGTGGATGCTGATGCTTGTCCGGTGAAAGCCGAAGCCATTCGGGTGGCCGAGCGGCTGGGCCTCGTGATCGTTTTCGTCAGCAATGGCGGTATTCGCCCGTCACGAGACCCCATGATCAAAGTCGTGGTTGTACCTGCCGGCGCCGACGCGGCAGACGACTGGATCGTTGAGGCAGCCCGGGAGAACGACCTTGTCCTAACCGCAGATATTCCCCTGGCGAGCCGGGCACTCCAGAAGGGATGTCATGTGCTGGGTTTTACCGGCAAGCCGTTTACCGAAGCATCCATTGGAATGGCACTCGCTATGCGAGACCTAAAGCAGCATCTGCGCGAAACCGGTGAGATCCAGGGCTACAATCGTGGCTTCACCGCTGCTGATCGATCCGCGTTTCTAAGTGCGCTGGATACCCTATGTCGGCGTGCCGTTGCACTCTCTGGTAAGTAA
- a CDS encoding polysaccharide deacetylase family protein: MPKRIFATRQLGGRTLAVASTSEIVLQPGEVVLTFDDGPRPGRTDAILSTLDTFNVKATFLMLGSAAQAHPRLAQRVALSGHTVGSHTFDHVDLSTLGRQEAINEIARGERAVAAALAPSGQTLSPFFRFPYLSQTGFLRTSMLQGNIVVLDVDIDSKDYYKDTPEVVAARALDRLEARGSGVILFHDIHERTVDLLPRFLEALTERGYSVVRLVPKNGGIFARDLVTAEAPAAAAVQSSSPSSTSVR; this comes from the coding sequence ATGCCAAAGCGAATCTTTGCCACTCGTCAGCTTGGGGGGCGCACACTCGCGGTGGCCTCTACCAGCGAAATCGTCCTGCAGCCTGGCGAGGTGGTGCTCACGTTCGATGATGGTCCGCGCCCCGGGCGTACCGACGCCATCCTGTCCACTCTCGACACCTTCAACGTGAAGGCTACTTTCTTGATGCTGGGGTCGGCGGCGCAGGCCCATCCGCGCCTTGCACAGCGTGTCGCCCTTAGTGGCCATACCGTGGGCAGCCATACCTTCGATCACGTCGATCTGAGCACCCTTGGTCGACAGGAAGCGATCAACGAGATCGCCCGCGGCGAAAGGGCAGTGGCGGCCGCTCTGGCGCCGTCCGGACAGACGCTGTCGCCGTTCTTCCGCTTTCCATATTTATCGCAAACCGGGTTCCTGCGAACCAGCATGCTGCAGGGCAACATCGTGGTGCTCGATGTCGATATCGACAGCAAGGATTACTACAAAGATACGCCGGAGGTGGTCGCAGCTCGGGCACTGGACCGGCTGGAGGCGCGGGGCAGCGGGGTGATCCTCTTCCATGACATCCACGAGCGTACTGTGGACTTGCTGCCCAGGTTCCTCGAGGCGCTGACGGAACGAGGTTATTCCGTTGTTCGGCTTGTGCCAAAGAATGGCGGCATTTTTGCCCGGGATCTCGTCACCGCAGAAGCTCCGGCCGCTGCAGCGGTTCAGTCCTCGTCGCCTTCCTCGACATCGGTCAGGTAG
- the rlmB gene encoding 23S rRNA (guanosine(2251)-2'-O)-methyltransferase RlmB, whose translation MSINKFPPKPRYNPDDGPVFLYGLHTVRAALDNPHRVKKNLLATPNALLRLKETGDLGNVRHQETTPKELERLLGADAVHQGVALEVDPVSRFGLDDISPLRLVVVLDQITDPHNVGAILRTACAFGADAVITTARHSPRETGVMAKSASGALDLVPMIEVRNLADALEKLKGRGMLVLGFDSEAEAPLRPRSSGQPLAIVMGAEGKGLRQRTRELCDEMVKLDMPGPIKSLNVSNAAAIALFAATSGNAP comes from the coding sequence ATGAGCATCAACAAATTTCCGCCCAAGCCGCGCTACAATCCCGACGACGGTCCGGTCTTTCTATATGGCCTGCACACCGTACGGGCTGCCTTGGACAATCCGCACCGGGTCAAGAAGAACCTTCTGGCAACGCCTAACGCCTTGCTGCGTCTTAAAGAAACAGGCGACCTCGGCAACGTCCGACACCAGGAAACGACGCCCAAGGAACTCGAGCGGCTGCTTGGCGCCGATGCCGTCCACCAGGGCGTGGCGCTTGAGGTCGACCCGGTGAGCCGCTTCGGGCTCGACGACATCTCGCCCCTCCGCCTCGTTGTCGTTCTTGACCAAATTACCGACCCTCACAATGTCGGCGCCATCCTCCGCACGGCCTGCGCCTTTGGCGCCGACGCGGTGATTACCACGGCCCGCCACTCCCCGCGCGAGACCGGCGTCATGGCCAAATCGGCCTCCGGCGCCCTCGATCTCGTGCCAATGATCGAAGTCCGCAATCTCGCCGACGCGCTGGAAAAACTCAAAGGACGCGGCATGTTGGTGCTCGGCTTTGATTCAGAAGCTGAAGCGCCGCTGCGGCCGCGCAGCTCTGGTCAGCCACTCGCCATCGTCATGGGCGCCGAGGGCAAGGGCCTCCGCCAACGCACCCGCGAGCTGTGCGATGAGATGGTCAAGCTCGATATGCCCGGGCCAATCAAATCGCTCAACGTCTCCAACGCCGCGGCAATCGCCCTGTTCGCCGCCACCTCCGGAAATGCCCCATGA
- a CDS encoding nucleoside hydrolase — translation MTKLILDTDGGVDDAQALLMLIAGGKTPDAITTVFGNVGLDAATRNILSTLAVAGAEVPVHKGMDRPLTQKIIDAKYIHGEDGLGGAPRPLHTASPASEDAIGFLRESFRTAGDKGEKIDILMIGPLTNLAMALRLEPSIINGIGQLTIMGGTVYGRGNTTPAAEFNIYADPEAAAVVFAADIEIVVVPWEPCMSHNMTGPAAAALFDTLPEGPEKAFSKALLQHARQTTESYGGGDTFRFVDPLAAAVVVDPSIVSKTMRASVDVSLAPGMTRGMTVVDPSGRLGTPMVTLVEEAKVERVVQIYAASVAYTGTRQ, via the coding sequence TTGACCAAACTGATCCTTGATACCGATGGCGGCGTGGACGACGCCCAGGCGCTGCTGATGCTCATTGCCGGGGGCAAGACACCCGATGCCATCACCACCGTCTTCGGCAATGTGGGGCTGGACGCGGCTACCCGCAACATCCTCTCCACCCTGGCTGTCGCCGGGGCCGAGGTGCCGGTGCACAAGGGCATGGACCGCCCGCTGACGCAGAAGATCATCGACGCCAAGTACATCCACGGCGAGGATGGGCTGGGTGGCGCGCCGCGCCCGCTGCACACCGCGAGCCCCGCAAGCGAGGACGCCATTGGTTTCCTGCGCGAGAGCTTCCGCACGGCGGGCGACAAGGGCGAGAAGATCGACATCCTGATGATTGGGCCGCTCACCAATCTGGCAATGGCCCTGCGGCTCGAGCCGTCGATCATCAACGGCATCGGGCAGCTAACGATCATGGGCGGCACAGTCTATGGCCGGGGGAACACGACACCTGCAGCTGAATTCAACATCTATGCCGACCCGGAGGCCGCAGCTGTGGTCTTTGCGGCCGATATCGAGATCGTGGTGGTGCCGTGGGAGCCCTGCATGTCCCACAACATGACGGGCCCAGCGGCTGCGGCCTTATTCGACACTCTGCCTGAAGGACCAGAAAAGGCCTTCTCCAAGGCGCTGCTGCAGCATGCGCGGCAGACCACCGAGAGCTATGGCGGCGGCGACACCTTCCGCTTTGTCGATCCGCTCGCGGCAGCCGTGGTGGTGGATCCGTCCATTGTCAGCAAGACGATGCGGGCCTCGGTTGATGTGTCGCTTGCGCCCGGTATGACGCGTGGGATGACCGTAGTCGATCCGTCAGGACGGCTGGGTACGCCCATGGTGACATTGGTTGAAGAAGCCAAGGTGGAGCGGGTCGTCCAGATCTATGCGGCTTCAGTGGCCTACACCGGCACCAGACAATAG